The genomic DNA TCGAGCAAGGTGAAAAGAAGAGTGAGAGGCGAAGCTACTATAAGTCACGCAATGCCACTCCATAGTATTTTTTCCAGGGCTTTTTCTCCTGGTCTACGTCGATTAAAAGACAAGTAACACTGGAAAACAATAGGTCAAATAACTTATTTTTCAATCTCAAACGGATATTATTCGCTTTAAGTCAAACAGAAGGCATTGAACTGAAGAATTTGATCAGACACGTCTGTCGTAtgtcaattttccttttttagtcAAGGTATATTCTTCTCGAGTGGGGAGGAGCTCCATTTGTCGCGAGTGACCAAACCTTCCCCCACCGGGGAGGGACGATCGTGTAACGATCCAAAATTTTACCCAAAGTAGGCTTGCAGTACATACATTTGCCACTTATGGCTCATTGTCAGTTTCCGGAAACAAGGTTAAAGATGACGTAGACTGGTATAAATAGCGCACCATTTAAGGACTCCGAGGGGTCTCCGAACAAAGGGACGAAACCATTGGTATTTTCGGAAAGCGAAATATCGTGGTATTGAGGCTTTTGAAACTTAATTCTACCTTCGGCGACGGCTCTTGCAACCTGTTTCGCAACGATTTAAACTGAAcgtgtcccgccacaatgtcgccaaaacattgcgagacaagttgcacgaaacatttcgcAGTGTAACAATCATTATCGTCGGTTTTCCGTCGTGATAGCAGCGGGCACCTAATATTTCCGCAATAGAACTTCGGTGATATATTCCTAAATTACACCTGTGAGGAAGAAGAAGACAGCTTTCAAAAAACCTCTAAGATATAAATTCTACGGCTGACTTATAAAAAGTTCAGAACCAAAATAGGACAAAGCGAAAGAACAGGAAGTATTACCCGGGTTGAAACAACACTTCCTAATTAGCAAGTCGTTTCATTAGATCGCTTTTAACAAAAAATTTACTTCCTTATTCAGAGAGGTTTGTAAAAGTTTTCGCATGGAAGGGCTTATACTGACCTATACTGGAGCTTACATGAATACTTTCAGGTCAAAAATGGAAATTACGACATGACAGGTATCAGCAAAAGCTACTAAAAGGGACAATCCccaaaaaacaattattaatttACATTCGTTGGAAAGAGATCGATTaaatcaatttggctttaacgTCACCGATTTGAAAAGGAGACCTATCTTTCTTGAAAACATGATTAATTTCATAAATGATCCTGATGATCGGCTTACATGCCCAATTTGCAAGACAATTTTCAACGAACCCTGGCAGACTTCGTGCGGACACAGGTTTTGCAAGATATGTTTAGAATCACTTTTCAGGTAAGAAACGTGTACAACGAAGCATCCTTAGAGAAAGACCATTGTTTAGAGCTTGGAAACTATTCAGACGATAAATAGTTTGCAGCCTGAACCTGCTTATCCGATGCTCGTCGGTActttgacaaatgagaaatttgCAGTTATTCTACTCTATagataacaataaaatttcgcAACAAAGGCACTCAATACATAATACAGAAAGAATTTTTCGCAGGtattcaaatgtcattaacggcgaagtagtaACTCAATAACAAAATACAGAGGGAAAATATGTCGCGGTTATTGAAATTTCAGTAACGGCGAAGTGGCCAAACGTAATAATAGGCTAGAGGGAATATTTCGCCAGTTAATGAAATGTcgttaacggcgaagtagtcaATCACCATAATAGATTAGCGAAGAAAATTCGCAGTTAGTGAAAGTGCATTAACGGTGAAGTAGCCAATCGAAATAACAGAATAGAGgggatatttcgcagttatcgAAATTTCGTTAACAGCGAAGTAGCCAATAAACATAATAGAATGAAGGAAATACTtcgcagttattgaaatttcattaacggtGAAGTAGGCAATTACAATCGTAGAATAAAGGaaatatttcgcagttattgcGATTTTATTAACGGCGAAGAAGACAATCAACGTAATAGACTAGAGAGAACAATTCgcagttatttaaatttcattaacggTGAAGTAGTCAATCACAATAATAGATTAGCGACGATATTTCGCTGTTAATGAAATTTGCTTAACGGCGAAGTGGACAATCGTAATAATAGAATGAAGGAAGTACTTCgcagttatttaaatttcattaacggcgaagtagccaatcacaataataGATTAGCGAAGATATTTCGCTGTTAATGACatttcattaacggcgaagtagacGATCGCAATAATAGAATAGAGAGaatattttgcatttatttaaatttcattgacggcgaagtagccaatcacaataataGATTAGCGAAGATATTTCGCTGTTAATGACatttcattaacggcgaagtagacAATCGTAATAATACAATAGAGAGAATATTTCgcatttatttaaatttcactAACGAcgaagtagccaatcacaataataGAGATGTTTCGCCTCGGCTATATTCTTTACACCACCGTGAAGGACGTCGAAAGCCAACTTGACGTCAGTTTCATTCGGTAGATCTTGTATGGCATGTCCAATGTAGCGAAAGATTTTATATTCCTCTTTGCTTTTTGTAACAATATCACTTACTCGATTAGCAGAAGTTTTCCAGTGCACAGTACACACGCGCAAAATTTTCTCGCAGAGTTCCGCTCCGATACTTCTTTCAAAGCCGTTATATTCTGCTTCATCAAAATCTACCACGATCTGTCTAAGAGTCTGCCCATTTTTAAACGACGGGTGTATTTTAGTAACGTGGGTAAATATTTCACGAATAGCTATTGCGTAGGCATCGCCGTCTTGTTTATTCAAAAGAACTCTCGCAACCAACGTTAAACTCCATGGTAATTTCGTTAAAAGCAACCATGTTCAGTAATAAAGGAAATCCATTGTTATTTGTGTATGTGATATCCACGTACAAATCTTTGGTGTTTCTCAGTAGGTCTGCTTGATAGGGAGCGAGAAAGAATGCAAAATTTCTCGAAGGCGAAATAAGGTACTCTTGTCTATCCATCTAGTATTACCCAGTTATTGCGATTTTATTAACGGCGAAGAAGACAATCAACATAATAGACTAGAGAGAACAATTCgcagttatttaaatttcattaacggTGAAGTAGTCAATCACAATAATAGATTAGCGACGATATTTCGCTGTTAATGAAATTTGCTTAACGGCGAAGTGGAGTTCGTAATTTCTATGTCTCTCGGCGGAGTGGAAATGTGTTGTAAACTGAATTGGGTGAAACTGGTCTAAAAGGCGTCATATCATCCGCTATTAATACTCAGTACGAAGTAAAAATGATTGTGTATTATATTTACCTCTGCATCTTTCTAAGAATATCACGAAAGAGATGTGGCATAACATTTTTTGCGCCAGAGCTATCGATGGCAGATTTTGGCCATTAAGTGAAACTTATACTGAAATAATCCCATTCCAACAGAGCCGTGACACAGTCTCGTCTAAACAGATAGTGTCATTAATTTTCGGTGTCCACTGATTTACTTACATACTTGAATTAAGCTTACTGACAGTGAGAACCGAACTCGGTTTTGGTCTATGATGTTTAGTTTAGGATTGGCTTTTTTGGTAGTAAAGGTCAATTCCTCTACATTTATTACGTTCAGTTGTATGGCGAACACTGGGTTTGCCACCTGGTTCAAATATTCTTGAGCGATCCATAAACCTAATTCTACTTCGTCATTGGTCAATGTCGctacgaagtcacgtgagatataGCGCGCGCGAAGCAAGCAGGCAGTTCAGCGTTCGTTTTCAAGCAGGTCGGTGGTCAACGACTTGTTGACCCGTAAAAGCAAGGAAAACATGAGCGACACGGATATTTTGGACGATCAAGAGGAAGATCTACTGCAAGTTGACACACAGCAGAACCAACTTATGAGCTTGCTagcaaaaatgaacaaaaatatgGCTACAATGAGCGACTCGCTCAGGGAGTTACACGATAAACGACGCCATGTTGTTAGTGCCGACCACGGCGACCACACGGCAGAACCTGCCAATAAGGCCGCAAAGACGGCCGAGAATGACCCAGCTGACCTCGTTTTGTCGGCTGTTAAGAACCTATTAGGTTCCGAAGAAAGCGGAAATACTGAAGGCGAGCTATCCAGCCAGGAATCGTTGCTAGACAACCTTGCAAAGTCGCTCGATTCACAAGAGCGGACCTCTGATCCAGTAAACAAGAAGTTAGCCGAAGTGGCGAATGCCTGCTGGTTGAAAAAGCTCGGTGATGACCAGTACAAAGAAACAACTGGCAAGTACTTTAGacctgaaaattgtaaaaaggTCGTAGTACCAAAAGTCAATGAAGAAATCTGGGGAAAATTGTCTCGTAATGCCAAATCGCGAGACGTCAAATTTTCCCGCCTACAAAGTAACGTGACGAAGGCCGGCTGTGTGGTATTGAATACCGCCGAATCACTACTCAATCTATCGGCTAAAGCTGACAAAAGCTTAGCTGGTGAGCTGCATAACTTGCTGGTGCAAGCCACAGATGCAATACAACTTCTGGGCCATGCGAGCTTCGAGATTGTTCAGCTTCGGAAAGAAGACATCAAACCTCAACTAAACAAGGAGTATGGCGACCTCCGCTCGGCCAATGTGCCAGTGACCGAGTGGTTGTTTGGCGATGATCTTCAAACCAAGCTCACGCATATTCGTACTGCCAACAGAGTTGGAAGTACCGCTAGCCAAGCCCATGGTTTCCACAGGAGGGGAAATCGTGCTGGATCAAAGGCGCCAGCCAACAGTACGAGCTCTTTTTTATTAAGAACGACGCCGCCATTTGGGCGGCAAAACCAGCCCTCGTGGAACAACCGAGGCAAGCCGTATCGCGGGAAACAACAACGCGACCAAACACAGCGGAAATAGAAACCCAGCCCATTTTTATGCTCCAAACCATTCAAGTAAGTGAGTACGAGTCTCTTTTACCGTCTCTAGTCGAGGTTTACAGGCTTGAGGCTGATGATTTTCAGGCGGGCCAGCTCCCATATTTTGTGAATGAATGGAGAGCGCTAACCTCGGACACTGAAATCCTAGAGACTGTGACCGGGCAACACATTGAATTCAATGAAACTCCGGTTCAAATTAACCCCCCGTTTCAACCATGCTGGGGAGAAAGAGAAGCTCGTATTATCGATACTGAAATCTCAGACCTAATGAGCAAAGGGGTCATTACCGAATCTGTGCACGAGCGTGATGAATTTATTTCTACTATATTTTTGCGCCCCAAAAAAGATGGCACGCATCGTATGATTCTCAATCTCAAATCCTTGAATCAATATGTTACTTattaccattttaaaatggatacTATACACACAGCTGTCGAAATGATGACACCAGGATGCTACATGTGTTCAGTTGATCTTAAATCCGCTTATTATTCTGTTGCCATTGCACCGTCAgatcaaaaatatttgaagttctCATGGCGTGGAAAACTCTACCAGTTTACttgttttccaaatggtctggcaTTCTGTCCAAGAAAATTCACCAAACTCCTCAAGCCTGTATACTCGACACTGAGAAACCTTGGGCATCTTTCTGTGGCATATATAGATGACTCATATTTGCAAGCTGATACCTATGAACTTTGTGTACACAATGTAATTGACACATTATCTCTATTTCACCAACTTGGGTTTGTTATACACCCAGATAAATCTGTCCTAATCCCCACCCAGAGACTCACCTTTCTCGGGTTTGTCCTAGACTCCCAGTCTATGACTGTGGCTCTTACCGGGGAACAAGCTGTCAAAGTGAAGGAGGCTTGTCAACAGCTTCTACAAGAAAAAGCCATTACCATTCGGGAAGTGGCAAAAGTGTTGGGGCTTTTGACTTCTAGTTTACCAGGGGTGCTCTATGGGCCCCTTCACTACAGGTCCCTTGAGATGGACAAAACTCAGGCCCTAAAATCCAATCAGGGTAATTTTGATAGCATAATGGCCTTATCTGGTGAGGCAGTTGCAGACCTTCAATGGTGGATAAATTCTGTAGAAGAAACCTCCAAACCAGTTAAGCAGAGAGAAACCCAGATCACCATGACAACCGATGCTTCAAAAAAGGGGTGGGGGTGCTCTGTGGAGGGTACCCCGAGCGGGGGCTCATGGACACACCATGAAGCCCAATATCACATAAACTATCTTGAGACTAAAGCTGTTTTCTTGGCATTACAGGCTTTTTCTCATGAAGTGTCTGGGAAATGTGTTAGCATTTTAGTAGACAATACAACAGCAGTGTCCTGTATCAATCAAATGGGAACTTGCCACTCCAAGGAAATCAATAGCATAGTAAGACAAATTTGGGAGTGGTGTATTTTACACAGTATCTGGATCACAGTATCCCATATTCCTGGAAAGGAAAATACACTTGCAGATCGTGAATCAAGGAAACAAAGAAGGGAAACTGAATGGACTCTTGATACTGAGATCTTTGAAAACATGCTTGCAGGTTTTTCAGTCAAACCTGATATTGATTTATTTGCATCACGGATTAAttacaaatgcaaaaaatatgtCTCCTTTCAACCTGACCCGGGAGCATATGCCGTTgatgcttttcatttaacttggAAGGATTTCTGCTTCTATGCTTTCCCCCTTTCTGCATTATTCAGAAAGTATTGAGGAAAGTGACAGTAGACCAGGCCACTGGTATTCTAGTGGTCCCCCATTGGCCCACACAACCATGGTGGCCCTTACTTACACACTTGCTTATTGCACCACCTTTTATCCTCCCTAGGAGAAAGGACACCCTGTACCTGGCATCCAAACCGGAGGAATCCCACCCGCTGCACAAGACCCTCACGCTCCTAGGGTGCCACTTGTCAGGGAACTCCTTACTAGTCAAGGACTTTCAGCGTCAGCTGCCAGCGTCATCCTCCAAGGGTGGAGAGCGGGCACTCGGCAACAGTATGCGTCGTACCTCAAGCGATGGGAATTGTACTGTGGTGAACGGAAAATTGATCCACTTTCTGCGTCTGTAATTCAAGGTGTGAACTTTCTTAGTGAACTTTACCAGAAGCACCAGCTTTCTTATAGTGCCCTTAACACAGCTCGGTCTGCACTCTCACCTATTATTGTCCCGTCCGGAGGAGGTACGTTTGGTAGCCACCCACTGGTGACCAGGTTTCTTCGAGGTGTATTTAATACACGCCCTTCACTTCCAAGGTATCAGGAAATCTGGGACATTTCCATCGTTTTTACGTACTTAAAGTCTCTTCACCCGCCTGAGAAGCTTACACTGAAGGACCTTACCATGAAAACTACTATGTTGGTGGCATCACTATCTGGTCAACGTTGCCAGACAATTCATGCTTTGGATGTTAATAATATGGTCTTCACGAAGGATCGTTGTACATTTTACATACAAGCACTTCTTAAGACATCAAGACCAGGCAAACATTTTGGTAAATTGGAGCTACGGGCGTATCATCCAGATAACCGCTTATGTGTTGTTACCTTTCTTGAAGAATATGTTAGGCGCACCAAACCTTTGCGGGGCAGTTCCCGTTTGTTTATTAGCTACCAAAAGCCACATGATTCTGTCACTACTGACACCGTGGGCAGATGGCTCAGGAAAGTCCTCGAGAACTCTGGTCTAGACGTCCGTAAATATGGAGCCCACAGTACAAGAGCGGCTTCTACTTCTGCTGCCAAAACTGTCAACATATCTATCCAGAGTATAATGGATGCGGCAGGATGGTCAAATGCAGAGACCTTTAGGAAGTTCTATGACAAACCCATGGACACTGAGGCTGGCTCTTTTGGAACTGAACTATTGCATGCATTAGATGCTTGATGTGATATATtgaaggtttttctttttgtgcaatATTAAAGTTGTTGTTGCTACCAGACGAATTGGTATAGTTCATGGCCATATGCTTTaaaatctcacgtgacttcgtagCGACATTGACCAATGACGaagtagaatttaaaaattaaacgaggcttacctgtaaggtgaagtttgattgtaattctacgaGTTATTGGTCTGGAGCGAAGAAGTCAAGTGCCCACCCAGGCTAGACCTATTATAGACTTATTACCCAACCCAGTCTTCGCTCCAGTTTACTAATATGGCCCTTCACATAACTTGCTTTAAAAACTGCCTGCTTGCTTCGCGCGCGCtatatctcacgtgacttcttCGCTCCAGACCAATAACtcgtagaattacaatcaaacttcaccttacaggtaagcctcgtttaatttttaaattagttCGAACATTGCTGTTTGCCGGCAATGCCTTAAGCCCCTGGTGTCGGTTCAAATCATGTTTTCCGTCTCGTCACAATTCTCGCACAGCTTGTTCAAAAGCTAACATCTGTTGATGCCCCACCAGTATTTGGGTAAGGTCACTGACTGCACCAGTTAACTGAGCTGGTGGCAAGCAGAGTTCAGTTGT from Montipora capricornis isolate CH-2021 chromosome 2, ASM3666992v2, whole genome shotgun sequence includes the following:
- the LOC138039173 gene encoding uncharacterized protein, translated to MSDTDILDDQEEDLLQVDTQQNQLMSLLAKMNKNMATMSDSLRELHDKRRHVVSADHGDHTAEPANKAAKTAENDPADLVLSAVKNLLGSEESGNTEGELSSQESLLDNLAKSLDSQERTSDPVNKKLAEVANACWLKKLGDDQYKETTGKYFRPENCKKVVVPKVNEEIWGKLSRNAKSRDVKFSRLQSNVTKAGCVVLNTAESLLNLSAKADKSLAGELHNLLVQATDAIQLLGHASFEIVQLRKEDIKPQLNKEYGDLRSANVPVTEWLFGDDLQTKLTHIRTANRVGSTASQAHGFHRRGNRAGSKAPANSTSSFLLRTTPPFGRQNQPSWNNRGKPYRGKQQRDQTQRK